Proteins from one Streptomyces roseifaciens genomic window:
- a CDS encoding EF-hand domain-containing protein has protein sequence MERLLEGLGLSPDSPKAAAGYAASRSCWQQIADRAGIAHHKPLDRQGFVAALSSACASGTIMEIFEPVIAAHVDLVDTDGDGVVDRSEFVRAQAVNGIPAHPAEDAFHRIDSDGDGSITLDEWLTVVSTFYTDPEPDNPGDRVVNYRP, from the coding sequence GTGGAACGGCTCCTCGAAGGGCTCGGCCTGAGCCCCGACTCACCGAAGGCCGCCGCCGGATACGCCGCCTCCCGTAGCTGCTGGCAGCAGATCGCAGACCGGGCCGGCATCGCCCACCACAAGCCCCTCGACCGGCAGGGATTCGTGGCCGCCCTGTCCTCGGCCTGCGCCAGCGGGACGATCATGGAGATCTTCGAACCGGTGATCGCCGCCCACGTCGACCTCGTGGATACGGACGGCGACGGCGTGGTGGACCGGTCGGAGTTCGTCCGGGCCCAAGCCGTGAACGGCATTCCTGCCCACCCGGCCGAGGACGCGTTCCACCGGATCGACTCGGACGGCGACGGAAGCATCACGCTCGACGAGTGGCTCACCGTCGTCAGCACGTTCTACACCGACCCGGAGCCGGACAACCCCGGAGACCGGGTCGTCAACTACCGCCCCTAG
- a CDS encoding GMC family oxidoreductase: MKTDGVHGAGGTYDVIVVGAGAAGSIVAARLSEQRDRSVLLLEAGPADDDPAIARPASWPFLLGGELDWKYRTVPQDALAGRRLAWPRGRVVGGSGAINAMVHVRGAASDFDAWARWGGAMWDAQHVMPYLEALEGPAGAPQYGRIPVAENTAPHPFAAAFVAAAEKYGLPSNLDFNSGVQEGVGLYRTTRTDDAEPGPGRTTPATPARRGNTAHTHLRPALDRPNLTLLTGATVTAVEVEDGRAAGVRILRDGRVTTVRCAGEVILCGGAVASPQLLLLSGIGPAAALAALDIPVVTDLPGVGANLHDHVQVSLAYDTTEGRPVADFSNLGEAGGFVTLYPGSPAPDVQLSFAPMKDLNNGSELGRGFTVGPGVTRPRSRGSLTLASADPTAHPLIDPRYLSDPHDLDTLVEGVRIARDIAATAPLSDFAAGGPLSPAATRRELEDFVRANAQTQFHPVGTCRFGQEADGMAVVGPRLDVRGVAGLRVADASVIPNMITGNIHAAVAAVAERAAEFVQEDLA, from the coding sequence ATGAAAACCGACGGTGTCCATGGTGCCGGTGGCACCTATGACGTCATCGTTGTCGGCGCAGGCGCAGCCGGAAGCATCGTCGCGGCCCGGCTGAGCGAGCAGCGCGACAGATCGGTCCTGCTCCTGGAAGCGGGCCCGGCGGACGACGACCCGGCAATCGCCCGCCCGGCGTCCTGGCCGTTCCTGCTGGGCGGCGAACTGGACTGGAAGTACCGGACGGTTCCGCAGGACGCGCTCGCCGGCCGGCGCCTCGCCTGGCCGCGCGGCCGCGTCGTCGGCGGGTCGGGCGCCATCAACGCCATGGTGCACGTCCGCGGCGCGGCCTCCGACTTCGACGCGTGGGCCCGCTGGGGCGGCGCCATGTGGGACGCGCAGCACGTCATGCCGTACCTCGAAGCCCTGGAGGGCCCGGCGGGCGCGCCGCAGTACGGGCGGATCCCCGTCGCGGAGAACACCGCCCCGCACCCCTTCGCGGCCGCGTTCGTCGCAGCGGCGGAGAAGTACGGCCTGCCATCCAACCTCGACTTCAACTCCGGTGTGCAGGAAGGCGTGGGCCTCTACCGCACCACGCGCACCGACGACGCAGAACCCGGCCCCGGTCGGACGACGCCCGCGACGCCCGCCCGCCGCGGCAACACCGCGCACACCCACCTCCGCCCGGCGCTCGACCGCCCCAACCTCACCCTGCTCACCGGCGCCACCGTCACGGCCGTCGAGGTCGAGGACGGGCGGGCCGCGGGCGTACGGATCCTGCGCGACGGCCGCGTCACCACCGTGCGCTGCGCGGGCGAGGTGATCCTGTGCGGCGGCGCCGTCGCCAGCCCCCAGCTGCTCCTGCTCAGCGGCATCGGCCCGGCGGCCGCTCTGGCCGCGCTGGACATCCCCGTCGTCACCGACCTGCCGGGCGTCGGGGCCAACCTGCACGACCACGTCCAGGTGTCCCTCGCCTACGACACCACCGAGGGCCGTCCCGTCGCGGACTTCTCCAACCTCGGCGAGGCGGGCGGCTTCGTCACGCTGTACCCCGGCTCCCCGGCCCCGGACGTCCAGCTGTCCTTCGCGCCCATGAAGGACCTGAACAACGGCTCCGAGCTCGGCCGCGGCTTCACCGTCGGCCCGGGCGTCACCCGCCCGCGCAGCCGTGGCAGCCTCACCCTGGCCTCCGCCGACCCCACGGCCCACCCGCTGATCGACCCCCGCTACCTCTCCGACCCGCACGACCTCGACACCCTGGTGGAGGGCGTGCGCATCGCCCGCGACATCGCGGCGACGGCCCCGCTGTCGGACTTCGCCGCAGGCGGCCCGCTGAGCCCGGCGGCCACGCGCCGCGAGCTGGAGGACTTCGTCCGGGCGAACGCGCAGACGCAGTTCCACCCGGTCGGCACCTGCCGGTTCGGGCAGGAGGCGGACGGCATGGCGGTCGTCGGCCCGCGCCTGGACGTCAGGGGGGTCGCCGGGCTGCGCGTCGCGGACGCCTCGGTCATCCCGAACATGATCACCGGAAACATCCACGCCGCAGTGGCCGCAGTCGCCGAGCGCGCGGCGGAATTCGTACAGGAGGACCTGGCATGA
- a CDS encoding sugar porter family MFS transporter has product MTQTHVRSSPLRAFTVLLTSLGGLLFGYGTGVIAGALPLVSRTYDLSSWAQGAAVSAALLGAALTAPTSGRLADRLGRRPVLGGATAFYAAGTLLSATAEGPASLLVGRLLVGLALGATSFAVPLYISEIVPPARRGALVTVNQLMITVGLLLSYVVAYVLESSGNWRAMFALGAAPALILLAGLPFVPESPEWLHSRGQADRAAREAHRLGLPVRAADDAPSAARGFGLRAAAAHAGPRWVALGLAIAVLVHLTGLNTAIYYAPTILADSGLTSSGGVAGSVLVGSCNVVATVFTIVFLDRWGRRPLMLGGLAVMAAAAVAIASVQSLGDPGVATAVLLCLFITAGAVGPAAVFWVYIAEIYPARARGALMSLATAAHWGADFVVATTFLPLVQGLSLEGAFLVYAVITAASAVGLGKWMQETKSAPAATAEIATVSVPPAPVATAPTVPIVPTVPARSDHPLETER; this is encoded by the coding sequence GTGACGCAGACGCATGTCCGGTCGTCGCCGCTCCGGGCCTTCACGGTGCTGCTGACCTCGCTCGGAGGGCTCCTCTTCGGCTACGGCACGGGTGTCATCGCAGGAGCCCTCCCGCTGGTCTCCCGCACCTACGACCTGTCGTCGTGGGCCCAGGGCGCGGCGGTGTCGGCGGCGCTGCTGGGAGCGGCCCTGACCGCTCCCACCAGCGGCCGGCTGGCCGACCGCCTCGGCCGCCGGCCGGTCCTGGGCGGCGCCACCGCCTTCTACGCCGCGGGCACGCTGCTGTCCGCGACCGCGGAGGGCCCGGCGTCGCTGCTCGTGGGGCGCCTCCTGGTGGGGCTCGCGCTGGGGGCGACGTCGTTCGCCGTTCCCCTGTACATCTCGGAGATCGTTCCGCCGGCCCGCCGCGGTGCGCTGGTGACGGTCAATCAGCTGATGATCACCGTGGGGCTGCTGCTGTCCTACGTCGTGGCGTACGTCCTGGAGTCCTCCGGGAACTGGCGCGCGATGTTCGCGCTCGGCGCCGCCCCGGCCCTGATCCTGCTGGCCGGGCTCCCCTTCGTCCCCGAGTCCCCGGAGTGGCTGCACAGCCGGGGGCAGGCGGACCGCGCGGCCCGCGAGGCGCACCGCCTGGGCCTGCCGGTCCGGGCCGCGGACGACGCCCCGTCCGCCGCCCGGGGGTTCGGCCTGCGGGCGGCCGCGGCGCACGCGGGGCCGCGCTGGGTGGCACTGGGCCTGGCCATCGCCGTCCTCGTCCACCTCACCGGGCTGAACACGGCCATCTACTACGCCCCCACCATCCTCGCCGACAGCGGCCTGACGTCGAGCGGGGGCGTCGCCGGTTCGGTGCTCGTGGGCTCGTGCAACGTCGTGGCGACCGTCTTCACCATCGTCTTCCTCGACAGGTGGGGGCGCAGGCCCCTCATGCTCGGCGGGCTGGCGGTGATGGCCGCCGCAGCCGTGGCGATCGCGTCCGTCCAGAGCCTCGGCGACCCGGGCGTGGCCACGGCCGTCCTGCTGTGCCTGTTCATCACGGCCGGAGCCGTCGGCCCGGCCGCGGTGTTCTGGGTCTACATCGCCGAGATCTACCCCGCCCGCGCGCGGGGCGCCCTCATGAGCCTGGCCACGGCGGCGCACTGGGGCGCGGACTTCGTCGTGGCGACGACGTTCCTGCCGCTGGTGCAGGGGCTGTCGCTCGAAGGCGCCTTCCTCGTCTACGCGGTGATCACGGCCGCCTCGGCCGTGGGGCTGGGGAAGTGGATGCAGGAGACGAAGTCCGCACCCGCAGCCACTGCCGAAATCGCAACCGTATCCGTGCCCCCGGCCCCTGTTGCCACAGCTCCCACCGTTCCCATCGTTCCCACCGTTCCTGCTCGTTCCGACCATCCGCTGGAAACAGAGAGGTGA
- a CDS encoding Orn/Lys/Arg decarboxylase N-terminal domain-containing protein, with translation MTDGTVLFAVRENSGDGGTGAEQLRRIHNELEAAGYEVRWASTSDDARAVLRTEAGLAAAVVDWGLPGTDGEGGKADGKTDAKEGGKEDGTEGGDPGGAGVLRQVGRRFRNLPVFLITAGEDLDHLPLWVAETVVGYIWPLEDTAPFIAGRIARAARGYQEDLLPPFFKALRQFDDTHEYSWHTPAHSGGVAFLKSPVGRAFYDHFGERLLRSDLSISVEELGSLFEHTGPVGAAERNAARIFGADRTYFVLHGDSTCDRMVGHFSVTRDEIALVDRNCHKSVLHGLVLSGARPVYLVPTRNGYGLAGPLPPAEVQAQSVASRIARNPLTQGAVSPDAQYAVLTNSTYDGLCYDALQVARALAPSTPRLHFDEAWFAYARFHPLYAGRYGMAVGPDTFPGAERPTVFSTQSTHKLLAALSQSAMVHVKPAPRAPVEHERFNEAFMMHGTTSPLYPMIASLDVAAAMMDGPQGRWLIDEAVAEAVRFRQTVVRIGRRIAAAGDRPGWFFGVWQPEAVTDPATGEQVSFADAPAELLRTEPSCWQLEPGADWHGFPGLTEGYCLLDPVKVTLTCPGIDASGRMSDWGIPARVLTAYLATRNIVVEKTDSYTTLILFSMGITKGKWGTLMDALMDFKTLYDEDAPLERVLPELVEAHPQRYTGGTLRGLCQEMHDHLRETDLVELLDTAFQDLPEPVTPPQHCYQRLIRGGTERVRLAEAAGRVAAAMVTVTPPGIPVLMPGENTGTQDGPLLCYLKALESFDRRFPGFHSEAHGVTLDPDSGDYLIECVRRIPAQQAGQTAASSVQVNDV, from the coding sequence ATGACAGACGGGACGGTTCTGTTCGCAGTACGGGAGAACTCCGGGGACGGGGGCACCGGAGCCGAGCAACTACGCCGGATTCACAATGAGTTGGAGGCAGCCGGTTACGAAGTGCGCTGGGCCTCCACGAGCGACGACGCCCGGGCGGTGCTGCGCACCGAGGCCGGGCTGGCCGCCGCCGTCGTCGACTGGGGGCTTCCCGGAACCGACGGGGAGGGCGGCAAGGCCGACGGCAAGACGGACGCCAAGGAAGGCGGCAAGGAGGACGGCACGGAAGGCGGCGACCCGGGCGGCGCCGGTGTGCTGCGCCAGGTGGGCCGCCGCTTCCGGAACCTGCCGGTCTTCCTGATCACGGCCGGCGAGGACCTCGACCACCTGCCTCTGTGGGTGGCCGAGACCGTCGTCGGCTACATCTGGCCGCTGGAGGACACCGCGCCCTTCATCGCCGGGCGGATCGCACGGGCCGCCCGCGGCTACCAGGAGGACCTGCTGCCGCCGTTCTTCAAGGCGCTGCGGCAATTCGACGACACGCACGAGTACTCCTGGCACACCCCCGCCCACTCCGGCGGCGTCGCCTTCCTGAAGTCCCCGGTCGGCCGGGCCTTCTACGACCACTTCGGGGAACGGCTGCTGCGCAGCGACCTGTCGATCTCGGTCGAGGAGCTCGGGTCGCTCTTCGAGCACACCGGCCCGGTCGGTGCGGCGGAGCGCAACGCCGCCCGCATCTTCGGCGCCGACCGCACCTACTTCGTCCTGCACGGCGACTCGACGTGCGACCGCATGGTCGGTCACTTCAGCGTCACGCGCGACGAGATCGCGCTGGTGGACCGCAACTGCCACAAGTCGGTCCTGCACGGCCTGGTCCTGTCGGGCGCGCGGCCGGTCTACCTGGTGCCCACACGCAACGGATACGGGCTGGCGGGCCCGCTGCCGCCCGCCGAGGTCCAGGCGCAGTCGGTCGCCTCGCGGATCGCCCGCAACCCGCTGACCCAGGGGGCGGTCTCCCCCGACGCCCAGTACGCGGTGCTCACCAACTCCACGTACGACGGGCTGTGTTACGACGCGCTGCAGGTCGCCCGGGCCCTCGCGCCCAGCACGCCCCGGCTCCACTTCGACGAAGCCTGGTTCGCCTACGCCCGGTTCCACCCCCTCTACGCGGGGCGCTACGGCATGGCGGTGGGCCCCGACACCTTCCCCGGGGCCGAACGGCCCACCGTCTTCTCCACCCAGTCCACGCACAAGCTCCTGGCCGCGCTGTCGCAGTCCGCGATGGTGCACGTCAAGCCCGCGCCGCGGGCGCCGGTGGAGCACGAGCGGTTCAACGAAGCGTTCATGATGCACGGCACCACCTCGCCGCTGTACCCGATGATCGCCTCCCTGGACGTGGCCGCGGCGATGATGGACGGGCCGCAGGGCCGCTGGCTGATCGACGAGGCGGTCGCCGAGGCCGTCCGCTTCCGCCAGACGGTCGTCCGCATCGGCCGGCGCATCGCGGCCGCCGGCGACCGGCCCGGCTGGTTCTTCGGCGTCTGGCAGCCCGAGGCGGTGACCGACCCCGCCACCGGCGAGCAGGTGTCCTTCGCCGACGCCCCCGCCGAACTGCTGCGCACCGAACCGTCCTGCTGGCAGCTGGAGCCCGGCGCCGACTGGCACGGCTTCCCCGGCCTGACCGAGGGCTACTGCCTCCTCGACCCCGTCAAGGTCACCCTCACCTGCCCGGGCATCGACGCCTCGGGGCGGATGTCCGACTGGGGCATCCCGGCCCGCGTCCTCACCGCCTACCTGGCCACCCGGAACATCGTGGTGGAGAAGACCGACAGCTACACCACGCTCATCCTGTTCTCCATGGGGATCACCAAGGGCAAGTGGGGCACGCTCATGGACGCCCTGATGGACTTCAAGACGCTCTACGACGAGGACGCGCCGCTGGAGCGCGTCCTGCCGGAGCTGGTCGAGGCGCACCCTCAGCGCTACACCGGAGGAACCCTGCGCGGGCTGTGCCAGGAGATGCACGACCACCTGCGCGAGACGGACCTGGTCGAACTGCTCGACACCGCCTTCCAGGACCTGCCCGAGCCCGTCACCCCGCCCCAGCACTGCTACCAGCGCCTCATCCGCGGCGGCACCGAGCGGGTGCGCCTGGCCGAGGCGGCGGGCCGGGTGGCCGCCGCCATGGTGACCGTCACCCCGCCCGGCATCCCCGTCCTCATGCCCGGCGAGAACACCGGCACGCAGGACGGCCCGCTGCTGTGCTACCTCAAGGCCCTGGAATCCTTCGACCGGCGCTTCCCCGGCTTCCACAGCGAGGCCCACGGCGTCACCCTCGACCCGGACAGCGGCGACTACCTCATCGAATGCGTACGCCGCATCCCGGCCCAGCAGGCCGGGCAGACGGCAGCTTCGTCCGTGCAGGTCAACGACGTGTGA
- a CDS encoding APC family permease, whose protein sequence is MNAAADPDPDPAPANTGGLKRRLGVFDAVVIGLGSMLGAGIFAALGPAAGAAGSALLPALALAALVAYCNATSSARLAARYPASGGSYVYGRERLGDFWGYLAGWGFVVGKTASCAAMALTVGTYAWPGRAHAVAVAAVVVLTAVDYTGVQKSARLTRAIVAVVLAVLAAVVAACLAGGTAEAGRLHIAADAGAGGVLQAAGLLFFAFAGYARIATLGEEVRDPARTIPRAIPLALGITLVVYAAVAAATLSVLGPDRLAEATAPPAEAARLSGAPALVPIVRAGAAVAALGSLLALILGVSRTTLAMARDRHLPHALAAVHPRFAVPHRAELAVGAVVAVLAATVDVRGAIGFSSFAVLAYYAIANAAAWTLAPEEGRPPRPVPVIGLTGCAALAFALPVTSVAAGAAVLATGAAAYGLRKFVSRA, encoded by the coding sequence ATGAATGCGGCGGCGGACCCGGACCCGGACCCGGCTCCGGCGAACACAGGCGGGTTGAAGCGGCGGCTGGGTGTCTTCGACGCCGTGGTCATCGGCCTGGGGTCGATGCTCGGGGCGGGGATCTTCGCCGCCCTCGGACCGGCAGCCGGCGCCGCCGGATCCGCTCTGCTGCCCGCCCTTGCCCTGGCCGCGCTGGTGGCGTACTGCAACGCCACCTCCTCGGCGCGGCTGGCCGCCCGCTACCCGGCCTCGGGCGGAAGCTACGTCTACGGCCGCGAGCGCCTCGGCGACTTCTGGGGCTACTTGGCCGGCTGGGGCTTCGTCGTGGGCAAGACCGCCTCCTGCGCGGCCATGGCCCTGACCGTGGGGACCTACGCGTGGCCCGGCCGGGCCCACGCGGTCGCGGTGGCGGCCGTTGTGGTGCTGACGGCGGTCGACTACACGGGGGTGCAGAAGTCCGCCCGGCTGACCCGGGCGATCGTCGCCGTCGTCCTGGCGGTCCTGGCGGCGGTGGTCGCCGCCTGCCTTGCCGGCGGAACGGCAGAGGCCGGGCGCTTGCACATCGCCGCGGACGCCGGCGCGGGCGGGGTGCTGCAGGCGGCCGGACTGCTGTTCTTCGCGTTCGCCGGGTACGCCCGCATCGCGACCCTCGGCGAGGAGGTCCGCGACCCGGCCCGTACCATCCCCCGTGCGATCCCGCTCGCCCTGGGCATCACCCTCGTGGTGTACGCGGCCGTCGCCGCCGCGACGCTGTCCGTCCTCGGCCCCGACCGGCTCGCCGAGGCCACCGCACCGCCGGCGGAGGCCGCGCGCCTGTCCGGCGCCCCCGCCCTGGTGCCTATCGTGCGCGCCGGTGCGGCCGTCGCCGCCCTCGGCTCCCTGCTCGCCCTGATCCTGGGCGTCTCCCGCACCACCCTCGCCATGGCCCGCGACCGCCACCTGCCCCACGCCCTGGCCGCCGTCCACCCCCGCTTCGCCGTCCCGCACCGCGCCGAACTCGCCGTCGGTGCAGTCGTCGCGGTGCTCGCTGCGACGGTGGACGTACGGGGCGCGATCGGCTTCTCCTCCTTCGCCGTCCTGGCGTACTACGCCATCGCCAACGCCGCCGCGTGGACCCTCGCCCCGGAGGAGGGACGCCCGCCGCGACCGGTCCCGGTCATCGGCCTGACCGGCTGCGCAGCCCTGGCGTTCGCCCTGCCCGTGACGTCGGTCGCGGCCGGAGCCGCGGTCCTCGCGACGGGAGCGGCCGCCTACGGTCTCCGAAAGTTCGTGTCCCGCGCCTGA
- a CDS encoding Gfo/Idh/MocA family protein — protein sequence MSPAPTPAPAPLRWGVLGATSYIATHLMPAVAGTPGCELTAVASRPGRTEQAATAGEPFGAAAHRDYASLLADPAVDAVYIALPNTDHVEWTVRALEAGKHVLVEKPMAMDEKGCARIEAAAEASSRTVMEAFMYRFHPQQARAAELLASGAVGELRVVRASFAFAIETGSGNIRLDPALGGGATWDVGCYAIDVPLFFFGQAPERVSARFGRRPGLEVDTSAVATMDFGRGRSAVVDYSIDYGPRAWYELQGTHGTITVRNAWAMSGEDGVITVLTADGVREETVPAANHYQLQVAHFAEVVRAGGGAGSGVRVPLADSRRTARVGESLVASAAADGAPVPCGDEGPAPQ from the coding sequence ATGAGCCCTGCACCCACCCCCGCACCCGCCCCCCTGCGCTGGGGCGTGCTCGGCGCCACGTCCTACATCGCCACGCACCTCATGCCGGCCGTCGCCGGGACCCCGGGCTGCGAGCTCACCGCCGTCGCCAGCCGCCCCGGACGGACCGAGCAGGCCGCGACGGCCGGCGAGCCGTTCGGCGCCGCCGCCCACCGCGACTACGCGTCCCTCCTCGCCGACCCCGCCGTCGACGCGGTCTACATCGCCCTGCCCAACACCGACCACGTCGAGTGGACCGTACGGGCCCTGGAAGCGGGCAAGCACGTCCTGGTCGAGAAGCCCATGGCCATGGACGAGAAGGGCTGTGCGCGCATCGAGGCGGCCGCGGAGGCCTCCTCCCGTACGGTGATGGAAGCCTTCATGTACCGCTTCCACCCGCAGCAGGCGCGCGCCGCCGAGCTGCTCGCCTCCGGCGCGGTCGGCGAACTGCGCGTCGTCCGTGCGTCGTTCGCCTTCGCCATCGAGACCGGAAGCGGCAACATCCGTCTCGATCCGGCGCTCGGCGGCGGCGCCACCTGGGACGTCGGGTGCTACGCGATCGACGTGCCCCTGTTCTTCTTCGGGCAGGCCCCCGAGCGCGTCTCGGCCCGCTTCGGCCGGCGGCCGGGCCTGGAGGTCGACACCAGCGCGGTGGCGACCATGGACTTCGGCCGGGGCCGCAGCGCCGTCGTCGACTACAGCATCGACTACGGGCCCCGCGCCTGGTACGAGCTCCAGGGCACCCACGGGACCATCACCGTGCGGAACGCCTGGGCCATGAGCGGGGAGGACGGCGTCATCACCGTGCTCACCGCGGACGGCGTCCGGGAGGAGACGGTGCCGGCCGCGAACCACTACCAGCTGCAGGTGGCCCACTTCGCCGAAGTCGTACGCGCGGGCGGCGGCGCGGGCTCGGGCGTCCGCGTCCCGCTCGCGGACTCCCGGCGGACGGCGCGGGTGGGGGAGTCCCTCGTGGCCTCCGCGGCTGCGGACGGCGCGCCGGTGCCCTGCGGTGACGAAGGCCCGGCGCCGCAGTGA
- a CDS encoding TetR/AcrR family transcriptional regulator yields the protein MATTDAPGAPEAPTGAPTPAERLPLRERKKLRTRQALIDTALELFTERGFDGATLDELCDAVEVSKRTFFRNFASKEDVAMAPTQDLWAVFLGDLETREPGEPGERDEPGSETVLEMLQASVFAALDRMTDEGWTRRVRLSRRLAAGTPSMDAHGLHFCDRTARSAAETLRHRLRIEDPRDDLRLRLALDFLVAACHYAMDTWVSLPGDPGRSALAAELGTAFAAIPEALTLKAAPADSAR from the coding sequence ATGGCAACCACCGACGCACCTGGCGCTCCCGAAGCACCCACGGGCGCACCCACGCCCGCAGAGCGCCTCCCGCTGCGCGAGCGCAAGAAACTGCGCACCCGTCAGGCGCTGATCGACACCGCCCTGGAGCTGTTCACGGAACGGGGCTTCGACGGGGCGACGCTGGACGAGCTGTGTGACGCGGTCGAGGTCTCCAAGCGCACGTTCTTCCGTAACTTCGCCAGCAAGGAAGACGTGGCGATGGCGCCGACCCAGGACCTGTGGGCGGTGTTCCTCGGCGACCTGGAGACGCGCGAACCGGGTGAACCAGGCGAACGGGATGAACCAGGCAGCGAAACGGTCCTGGAGATGCTGCAGGCATCGGTGTTCGCGGCGCTGGACCGGATGACCGACGAGGGATGGACGCGACGCGTCCGCCTCAGCCGCCGCCTGGCCGCCGGGACGCCGTCCATGGACGCCCACGGCCTGCACTTCTGCGACCGTACGGCCCGTAGCGCCGCCGAGACCCTCCGGCACAGGCTCCGCATCGAAGACCCCCGCGACGACCTGCGCCTGCGCCTGGCCCTCGACTTCCTCGTCGCCGCCTGTCACTACGCGATGGACACGTGGGTGTCCCTCCCGGGCGATCCGGGCCGAAGCGCCCTCGCCGCCGAACTCGGCACCGCCTTCGCCGCGATTCCGGAAGCCCTGACGCTCAAGGCGGCACCGGCGGATTCCGCGCGCTGA
- a CDS encoding HAD family hydrolase, with the protein MHPDLAPRNAACLLFDWDGTLVDSQYTNYRAMAAALQQEGVDLAQDWFDARTGLSSAEMIRALLDERGLGLGRPLEEVVAARDALFLEEAHTVRPHAAVLAVVEAMKHRLPMAVASGGARHIIETTLKHQPFHDAFQALVTRDDVERGKPAPDIFLAAAEALGAHPSRCLVYEDSDEGIAAAHAAGMPVIDVRPFTRR; encoded by the coding sequence ATGCATCCCGACCTCGCACCCCGCAACGCCGCCTGCCTGCTCTTCGATTGGGACGGCACACTGGTGGACAGCCAGTACACCAACTACCGCGCCATGGCCGCCGCCCTGCAGCAGGAGGGCGTCGACCTCGCTCAGGACTGGTTCGACGCCCGTACCGGCCTGTCCTCGGCCGAGATGATCCGCGCGCTGCTCGACGAGCGCGGGCTGGGCCTGGGCCGCCCCCTCGAGGAGGTCGTCGCGGCGCGCGACGCGCTGTTCCTCGAGGAGGCGCACACCGTACGCCCGCACGCGGCCGTCCTGGCCGTGGTGGAGGCGATGAAGCACCGCCTCCCGATGGCGGTGGCCTCGGGCGGGGCCCGGCACATCATCGAGACCACGCTGAAGCACCAGCCGTTCCACGACGCCTTCCAGGCCCTCGTCACGCGTGACGACGTCGAACGCGGCAAGCCCGCCCCGGACATCTTCCTGGCCGCGGCCGAGGCGCTCGGGGCGCACCCCTCGCGCTGCCTGGTCTACGAGGACAGCGACGAGGGGATCGCCGCTGCCCACGCTGCGGGCATGCCGGTGATCGACGTGAGGCCGTTCACACGTCGTTGA
- a CDS encoding zinc-binding dehydrogenase has translation MRALLVDPAAPGRLRLGEAPDPEPAPHQAIVRVAATSLNFGEVQHALAEAPAGAVLGWDAAGVVERAAADGSGPAAGTPVVTLAPDGAWAELRAVDTDLIGTVPVGTDLGVVSTVPVAGASALRALQRLGPILGKRVLITGATGGVGRYAVQLARRGGAHVIASTGDPRTHGDGLRALGAHEIVTGPEVLAEPVHGVIDMVGGRHLVEGYARLAEHGTLVSVGRAAQSPDTFPPGAFGGAPAGHDRSLTSFFLLRCTGLGPDLTLLAGLVASGELDAQIAWRGPWNAAADAVGLLLERRLHGKAVVDLA, from the coding sequence ATGCGCGCACTCCTCGTCGATCCCGCCGCCCCCGGCCGCCTGCGCCTGGGCGAGGCGCCGGACCCCGAACCCGCCCCGCACCAGGCGATCGTCCGCGTCGCCGCGACCTCGCTCAACTTCGGCGAGGTCCAGCACGCCCTGGCGGAGGCGCCCGCCGGAGCCGTACTCGGCTGGGACGCCGCCGGTGTCGTGGAACGTGCCGCGGCCGACGGCTCCGGCCCCGCCGCCGGCACCCCCGTGGTCACCCTCGCCCCCGACGGCGCCTGGGCGGAACTGCGCGCGGTCGACACCGATCTCATCGGCACCGTCCCCGTCGGCACCGACCTCGGCGTCGTCAGCACCGTCCCCGTCGCCGGCGCCAGCGCCCTGCGCGCCCTGCAACGACTCGGGCCGATCCTCGGCAAGCGCGTCCTGATCACCGGCGCCACCGGGGGAGTCGGCCGGTACGCGGTCCAGCTCGCCCGCCGCGGCGGGGCGCACGTCATCGCCTCCACCGGCGACCCCCGCACGCACGGCGACGGCCTCCGGGCCCTAGGCGCACACGAGATCGTCACCGGCCCCGAAGTCCTCGCCGAACCCGTGCACGGAGTCATCGACATGGTCGGCGGACGACACCTGGTCGAGGGCTACGCCCGCCTCGCCGAACACGGCACCCTCGTCTCGGTGGGCCGCGCCGCGCAAAGCCCCGACACCTTCCCGCCCGGCGCCTTCGGCGGCGCCCCCGCCGGGCACGACCGCTCGCTGACCAGCTTCTTCCTGCTGCGCTGCACGGGCCTCGGCCCCGACCTGACCCTGCTGGCCGGCCTCGTCGCCTCCGGAGAACTCGACGCCCAGATCGCCTGGCGCGGCCCGTGGAACGCTGCCGCCGACGCCGTCGGCCTGCTCCTCGAACGCCGCCTGCACGGCAAGGCGGTCGTAGACCTCGCCTGA